One Neodiprion pinetum isolate iyNeoPine1 chromosome 1, iyNeoPine1.2, whole genome shotgun sequence genomic window carries:
- the Pfdn4 gene encoding probable prefoldin subunit 4 encodes MAGGKNSQGGFQPDSDVHITYEDQQKINKFARHNAKLEDYKDELKSKQNDIKNLEDACDELSLFDDDVKIPYLIGEVFVDQDFEKTQKSLEEAKAKKQAEIAELESKSSELKVVMSDLKAQLYAKFGTHINLEAEDE; translated from the exons ATGGCAGGTGGTAAAAACTCTCAGGGAGGATTCCAACCG GATTCTGATGTCCACATTACTTACGAGGATCAGCAAAAGATTAACAAATTCGCCAGGCACAACGCAAAGCTAGAAGATTACAAAGATGAATTAAAATCGAAGCAG AATGACATAAAAAATCTTGAAGATGCCTGCGATGAACTCTCCCTCTTTGATGACGATGTGAAAATTCCGTACCTCATTGGAGAAGTATTTGTAGAtcaggattttgaaaaaacccAG AAATCATTGGAGGAAGCAAAAGCAAAGAAGCAAGCAGAAATTGCAGAGCTGGAAAGTAAATCCTCAGAACTCAAGGTAGTAATGAGCGATTTGAAAGCACAACTCTACGCTAAGTTTGGCACACACATCAACTTGGAAGCGGAAGATGAATAG